The genomic window AGCCCGGGCCTTTGAAAATGATTCCGATATTGCGCGCGATTAACCGCCGGACGGGTTTTCCGCAGGTCGGGCACACTTCCAGGGCGGGTTCGGTGATTCTCTGGGAATACTGAAAGCGGCCACAACCACTGCACTCGTATTCGTAACTCGGCATCTTCATCACCTCTCCTGGATGAACCTGAATTTCTTCCACAAACACTTATATACGGTAATTCCTGAATTTTGTCAAGCAACATCCTTTCCAACGAGAAATAACGGAACCCCGGTTCTGATACCCTCAGGGCCGGGGTTTTTAGGTGGTTGGTCGTTTGTGGGAGGTATGTTCCTATGCCCACACCTGTGAATCCCTTTCCAACGACTAACGACCAACCACCAGCGACTAAAAATGCAGGCACCGGAACCGTCTCCATGCCTGCCCATGCCTGCGCACCGGAACCGCTTCTAGCTGTAATCTTCTTTAAGTCTACGATTATCTCAATTACCAGTCAACAAGTATTAACCATGGCAATTAATCACTGTAAAGTGTTGAGAAACCGGGAATTATCGAGAAATATATATAGTACCGGGTGGCTTAAAGCAGCGGCACCGTAGCTTTGCCTTGAGCCTCGGCATTAAGCGGCAGGTGGAGAGATGGCCAGGAAAATTTATGCTGTTTCTTCCAAGTTAAGTTTGCAGGAGATTTTATTTTTAATGTAGAATTACCTTATTAATGTAGAATTATCTTATAGAGCATATGCCACGAAATAACTAAAAACTGCTAAATTGACCACGGAGGTCTGTTATCCCTGCTGGAGCAGGGTATGATAGGCTTTCGTGGTTTTTGTTTTAACAGGAAAAAACATATTTGTTTATAACTCCGGGAGGATCTGTTGATGCTCAAATGCATCGCCAGGCGCCTGGCCATGCTGATCATCGTGGTGTTCGGTGTTACACTGATCACCTTTACAATGATGCACCTGGCACCAGGGGATCCGGCGGAACTGATTGCCACAGCCAGGTACGGCTTGGAAAATCTTACAGAAGAAGATGTTGAACGAATCCGGGTGGCGGAGGGTTTGGATTCCCCTGTTTTCATCCAGTATCTGCGCTGGCTGGGTCACACGGTCAGGGGGGATTTCGGGTGCTCACTGGTCACCGGTGACCCGGTTCAGGAGGAGATCTTGCTCAAGCTTCCCGCCACATTTAAGCTGGCTCTGGCCGCCTTGATCGTTTCCCTCTTGATAGCAATACCTGCGGGAATTATTTCAGCAGTAAAGCAGTATTCCCCGGTAGATTATTTGACCATGACCGGTGCCTTGCTGGGGGTCAGCATGCCCAACTTCTGGCTGGGGCTGCTGCTTATTCTCTTATTTTCCGTGACCCTGGGGTGGCTTCCGGTCTGCGGCTACGGTGGTTTGCACCACATGATCTTGCCTGCGGTGACCCTGGGCACAGGGATGGCCGCCATTACCACCAGGCTGACGCGTTCCAGTATGCTGGATGTATTAAGGCAGGATTATATTATCGCTGCCAGGTCCAAGGGTTTGGGTGAAGGAAATGTCATCTACAGCCATGCGCTGAAAAATGCTTTCATCCCTGTGATCACCATGGTCGGCCTTCAAATAGGGCATTTGCTTGAAGGAACAGTGATCGTGGAATCGGTCTTCGCCTGGCCGGGCATAGGAAAACTGCTGGTGGATTCGATCTTTGCCAGGGATTTTTCTATGATTCAGGGGTGTGTTCTTTTTTTCGCAGTTCTCTTTGTCATAGTCAATTTGCTGGTGGACATTTCTTATGTATACCTGGATCCGAGGATCAGGTTGGAGAAGGAGAGTTAGTATTGACCTCAGCAGTGGTTGCAGCCGAGCGGAATTTTACCCTTTACCAGCTTAGTAAAAATAAATTGGCCCTTACAGGGTTGGCGATCATCTTGCTGCTGGTGATTGTCGCACTTTTTGCACCTGTTTTGGCGCCTCATCATCCCTATGAACAAGATTTGGACAAGGTACTCTTGGGTCCCTCGCTGGAGTACCCTTTCGGAACCGATGATTTTGGCCGTTGTATCTTCAGCAGAATCATCTTTGGAACAAGAATATCGCTGGCAATCGGTATTATTGTAACCACAATCTCCGCGGTTGCTGGAATCATTCTGGGGATGCTGGCCGGATTTTACGGTGGGGTGATCGATGAGGTAATCATGCGGATAGTTGATATTTTCCTGGCCTTTCCCGGGCTGATCCTCGCTTTGGTAATCGCCGGACTTTTGGGCCCCGGCATGTTTAATGTTCTGTTTGCTCTGGCACTCGTCGGATGGATGGGCTATGCCCGGGTGGTGCGGGGGGCCGTACTATCAGTAAAGGAAAAGGAGTTTGTGGAAACGGCAATGTCTCTGGGAGCAAGTGACCTGTATATTATGTGCCGGCACCTGCTGCCCAATGTGATTGCACCTGTGATTGTGATGGCAACCCTGGGTATCGGCCAGACCATTTTAGCGGCCGCGGGTTTGAGTTTTTTGGGGTTGGGGGTACAGCCACCCGTACCGGTTTGGGGTTCTATGTTAAATGATGGAAAGGCGTACCTGCAAACCGCACCCCACCTAACCATTTTTCCCGGCCTGGCCATTATGATTACGGTGCTGTCTTTTAACTTCCTGGGAGATGGGCTGCGAGATGTTCTCGATCCCAGACAGAAGGAAAGAAGGATTGAATAGGAGGGATCCTGTTGGCTCTACTCAGTATTCGGAATCTGACAACCATTTTTCATGCAGAGGAGGGAGATATCAAGGCGTGTGATCAGGTCAGCCTGGATATCCCGGCGGGAAAAACAATTGGCCTGATCGGGGAAACAGGGTGCGGCAAATCGGTCTTGGGGATGTCCATTTTGCGCTTACTGCCGCGCAATGCTGCAATAAAAGGGGAAATATACTATAAGGGCCAGGATATTCTGGCTATGAACGGAGATCAGCTGCGGCGTTTGCGGGGAGATGAGATAGCACTACTCCCTCAGAGCCCCTCCACCTCCTTGAACCCGGTTTTGAAGATAGGCTTCCAGATCGCTGAGGGTCTGCATCTCCACAGGAAAACAAAGTGGGAACAGGCATGGGAGAAAGCTGTGGAGATGCTGGATTTTTTGAAACTGCCTGAACCCGCAAAGAGGGCCCAGGAATATCCCCATCAACTGAGCGGCGGTATGAAGCAGCGCGCTTTGGCGGCTGTAAGCATTACCGGAAGACCCTCTTTGTTGATCGCTGATGAGCCCACCAAGGGACTGGATGCTGTTTTGCGGGCTCAGGTTGTAGGGGTGCTCCGGCAGCTCGCCCGGGAAACCGGTGCGGCGATGCTCTTGATCACCCATGATTTGAAGGTGGCGGCCAGCCTCTGTGATGAAATCGCTGTCATGTACGCCGGGGAGATACTGGAACATGGGACTGCAGAACAGGTGCTTGGAGCCCCTGTGCACCCGTATACAAAGGGACTGCTGTCTTCACTCCCCCAACACGGCCTGCACCCCATCCCCGGATACAGCCCCAGTTTGCTGGACTTGCCTTCTGGATGCAAGTTTCATGAGCGCTGTTCGCTGGCCAGGGAATTATGTGCCAAGCAACACCCTCCTTTACAGGCAACCAATGGAGCTCATGTGAGGTGTTTGTTCATTGATCAGAGTGGAGAAGCTCAGCAAGATCTATACAACAGGGATCTTCAAAAAGCGGCAGTTTAAAGCAGTTGATGATGTAAACTTTACCATCGCTCCAGGGGAAACTCTTGGGTTGGTTGGGGAAAGCGGCTGCGGTAAATCTACTTTGGCAAGGACTATCTTGAGGTTGATCCCTCCATCCAGGGGGAGGGTCTACTTTAAGGGCCGGGATATTGCCGCTGCCGGACCCCGGGAGCTCAATAAAATCAGGGGAAAAATGCAGATCATCTTCCAGCATCCAGAAACTGCCCTCAATCCTCATCTGAGGATTTATGACAGTCTGACCGAGCCGCTGCGCATCCAGAACTTGGTCAGGGACCGGGCTGAGGAGAAAAAGCGGGTCTCCAACCTGCTAGAGCAGGTTGGCCTTTATGAAGAACACCTAACCCGTTATCCCCATGAACTGAGTGGGGGACAGATCCAAAGGGTTGTGCTGGCACGTATCCTTTCCCTGCACCCGGAATTTATTGTGGCAGATGAGCCTACATCTATGTTGGATGTCTCTGTTCAGGCGCAGGTGCTCAATATTTTTAAAGAGATCCAGCAAAAATATGATATTTCTTACCTGTTTATTTCGCATGACCTGGAGGTTATCCGCTGGATGAGCGACCGGATGGCGGTGATGTATAAAGGGAGAATAGTGGAGATAGGACCCACAGAAGAAGTTTTTCAAAACCCACAGCACCCTTATACATCCCTCCTGGTGGACGCCTTTACCTCTTTTAATAACAGTCAGGATAAAACCCCTGAGGTGGCAGTAGTGAGCAAGGAACTGCTGCCAGGGGGTTGCAGGTATGCTCCCTTTTGTTCCGGTGCCAGCGCACTATGCAACCAAGTTCCGGAGTTAAAAGAGGTTTCTATAGGACACTATGCGGCTTGCTGGCACCTCTAACAGGCCGGCCGATTCCCGCTAAGGAGGTTAGTTTTTTGTTAAAGAAGAAATTATCTGAGTTTGAGCCTGGGGTTGAAGGGAAGTTTTTACTAGAAATGTTCAGCGCATATGAACATTCCCTGGTCCTCTACCAGTCCTATAAATTGGGTGTTTTTGATGCACTCCATGGTTCCCCGCAAAGCGCTGAACTGCTGGCCAGGGAAACCGGTTATCTGCCGGAAAGACTCATCTTTTTGCTCGATGCCCTGACATCCATGGGGCTTCTCGAAAAAACCGGTGATGAGTATGTCAATTCTCCGGTTGCCAGGGCATTTCTTTCTCGGAGCAGCAGCTTTTACTTGGGGGATTTAATCGCTATGAATCTTTCACCCGAAAGGATTCGGCACTGGGAGACGCTCGATAGTTGGCTGAAAGGTAAAACCACAGGGGATGACAGCCATAACCCCATGAGTGTATTCAACCCGTCCTTTGTCAGGGCCATGGCACAGGGGGTTTTGTGCAATAAAGGTTTTCTGGAAACCATTTCCCTGGTGGCAGGCCACAGTTGTTTTCCCTCCGCTCAGAAACTGCTTGACCTGGGCGGAGGGCACGGGTTGTTTTCTATTGCTCTCAA from Bacillota bacterium includes these protein-coding regions:
- a CDS encoding zinc ribbon domain-containing protein — translated: MPSYEYECSGCGRFQYSQRITEPALEVCPTCGKPVRRLIARNIGIIFKGPGFYCTDYRSKEEKHKFQGEEGGKEPAPAKTKTETKSSSG
- a CDS encoding ABC transporter permease, with amino-acid sequence MLKCIARRLAMLIIVVFGVTLITFTMMHLAPGDPAELIATARYGLENLTEEDVERIRVAEGLDSPVFIQYLRWLGHTVRGDFGCSLVTGDPVQEEILLKLPATFKLALAALIVSLLIAIPAGIISAVKQYSPVDYLTMTGALLGVSMPNFWLGLLLILLFSVTLGWLPVCGYGGLHHMILPAVTLGTGMAAITTRLTRSSMLDVLRQDYIIAARSKGLGEGNVIYSHALKNAFIPVITMVGLQIGHLLEGTVIVESVFAWPGIGKLLVDSIFARDFSMIQGCVLFFAVLFVIVNLLVDISYVYLDPRIRLEKES
- a CDS encoding ABC transporter permease; this encodes MTSAVVAAERNFTLYQLSKNKLALTGLAIILLLVIVALFAPVLAPHHPYEQDLDKVLLGPSLEYPFGTDDFGRCIFSRIIFGTRISLAIGIIVTTISAVAGIILGMLAGFYGGVIDEVIMRIVDIFLAFPGLILALVIAGLLGPGMFNVLFALALVGWMGYARVVRGAVLSVKEKEFVETAMSLGASDLYIMCRHLLPNVIAPVIVMATLGIGQTILAAAGLSFLGLGVQPPVPVWGSMLNDGKAYLQTAPHLTIFPGLAIMITVLSFNFLGDGLRDVLDPRQKERRIE
- a CDS encoding ABC transporter ATP-binding protein, with protein sequence MALLSIRNLTTIFHAEEGDIKACDQVSLDIPAGKTIGLIGETGCGKSVLGMSILRLLPRNAAIKGEIYYKGQDILAMNGDQLRRLRGDEIALLPQSPSTSLNPVLKIGFQIAEGLHLHRKTKWEQAWEKAVEMLDFLKLPEPAKRAQEYPHQLSGGMKQRALAAVSITGRPSLLIADEPTKGLDAVLRAQVVGVLRQLARETGAAMLLITHDLKVAASLCDEIAVMYAGEILEHGTAEQVLGAPVHPYTKGLLSSLPQHGLHPIPGYSPSLLDLPSGCKFHERCSLARELCAKQHPPLQATNGAHVRCLFIDQSGEAQQDLYNRDLQKAAV
- a CDS encoding ABC transporter ATP-binding protein, whose translation is MEKLSKIYTTGIFKKRQFKAVDDVNFTIAPGETLGLVGESGCGKSTLARTILRLIPPSRGRVYFKGRDIAAAGPRELNKIRGKMQIIFQHPETALNPHLRIYDSLTEPLRIQNLVRDRAEEKKRVSNLLEQVGLYEEHLTRYPHELSGGQIQRVVLARILSLHPEFIVADEPTSMLDVSVQAQVLNIFKEIQQKYDISYLFISHDLEVIRWMSDRMAVMYKGRIVEIGPTEEVFQNPQHPYTSLLVDAFTSFNNSQDKTPEVAVVSKELLPGGCRYAPFCSGASALCNQVPELKEVSIGHYAACWHL
- a CDS encoding methyltransferase; this translates as MLKKKLSEFEPGVEGKFLLEMFSAYEHSLVLYQSYKLGVFDALHGSPQSAELLARETGYLPERLIFLLDALTSMGLLEKTGDEYVNSPVARAFLSRSSSFYLGDLIAMNLSPERIRHWETLDSWLKGKTTGDDSHNPMSVFNPSFVRAMAQGVLCNKGFLETISLVAGHSCFPSAQKLLDLGGGHGLFSIALKRIKPNLEAVVFDLPQVEQVTRDYAQRYAAEIGFHPGNFYEDELPPGQDMILAFDILHPVPPSQKEGVFARVHRALKPGGHLFYKLWFLDATRTNPRRAAIFALSCKLRNESSHVYTLEEAKEMLGRIGFQVEGAVDAGDMVSTMLVARKER